GAAGCCCCGGAACCATGCGCGGCTCTTGTAGGCCGTCCCGGAGGCAGTGGTCACCCGTACCGTCGATATCGAGCCCCACTCACCAGGGGCCAGTCCCTGACGTCCCATGGCTCACGCTGCCGTCTGCTCTTCGAGCCACGCGAAGACGTCGGTCTCGCGGTAGCGAAGCCGCCGACCCACCTTGAAGGCGGGCGGTCCCTCACCACGGCAGCGCCAGTCGTAGAGCGTTCCCACGGGTATCCCGAGGAACGTCGCCACGTCCTGAATGGTCCACAGCGGGTCATGTCGATTGCACATCTGAATCCCTTCTCTCTTTCTCTCTCAGTCATCGCGTTGTTGTCGCCCGTGCCTTCTCCGCTCGCCACTGGTCGTAGGCACGAGCACGGTCCGCCGCGGCCAGTGCCAGGGCGGTGTCCGCGTCGGTGTCCCACCCGGTCCCGACGTAGCTCCAGGAGCCGACGACGAGCGTGGTCTCCTCCTCCTCGTCGGCCATCAGGTCCGCGAAGTCCAGAACCGGCATCTCGCACCCGTCCCGAGCGCTGTCGGCGGCGATGCGCTGCCACCGCTGCCGAGCGCGACGCAGGGCACCGAGGGTGATCGAGTAGCACCGCGACTTGCTGGAGAAGTGCCCGCGGAAGCCGAGCATGTGCACCCACTTGCCCAGCAGCTCGTACTCGTCCTCCGGCGACCGGTGCGCCGCCAGGTCATCGATCGTGGCCCGCAGCCGCCGATAGTGCCCCGACGCGCGACGCGGATCGGTCGTGTCCGAGGCCGCCTTCGTCGCGTACTTCGCCAGATAGCCGGCCACCTGCTCACCCACCAGCGGAGCGTCCGGGTCATCCACGCGCGTGGCCGTCACCGAGCGGGCATCGACCTGGGCGCCGAAGCTCAACCGCCTCACCTCACGACCGGCACACGGCGGCGCATCGAAGCCCACACGACCAGCGGCGTCCTCGAGCATCCCGGCCAGCACCCCGGCCGAGACACCCTCTGGGGCAGGGGCGTACCCGTCAGCGGTCTTCGGCCCGTCGAGGCGTACCAGAGCGTGGAAGTGGACCACGCCCCGCGCCTGGTACTCCGCGACCTTCGCGTACTGCAACGTCACGACCTCCCGCAGCCGCGAGGCCGGGACACCCATTGCCCGGGCGATCACGCGCCGGGTGGTGATGGTGAATCGCCGCCACAGCTCCGGTGCCCACCACTGCCAGATCACGTGCGCGGCGTAGTCGTAGCAGTCCGGGCAGATCGGGGTCCCCACGTCGAGGTCGTCGC
Above is a window of Janibacter cremeus DNA encoding:
- a CDS encoding helix-turn-helix transcriptional regulator, which encodes MCNRHDPLWTIQDVATFLGIPVGTLYDWRCRGEGPPAFKVGRRLRYRETDVFAWLEEQTAA
- a CDS encoding replication initiator, which codes for MTRPEGMPVAGTSHGGFPGYGDASPLDLDHVGATAQAGMVDRLLGGTFEAWSDAAARVGHCAQPIKLVGSSSRVDRATGEVVSSYSSAQEPFGVTYVRCGNRRASVCPACSRIYARDTFEMIRAGVVGGKSVPERVSGNPLVFLTLTAPSFGSVHTAKGGQRCRPRDGHEVCEHGRPVACWQAHESDDLDVGTPICPDCYDYAAHVIWQWWAPELWRRFTITTRRVIARAMGVPASRLREVVTLQYAKVAEYQARGVVHFHALVRLDGPKTADGYAPAPEGVSAGVLAGMLEDAAGRVGFDAPPCAGREVRRLSFGAQVDARSVTATRVDDPDAPLVGEQVAGYLAKYATKAASDTTDPRRASGHYRRLRATIDDLAAHRSPEDEYELLGKWVHMLGFRGHFSSKSRCYSITLGALRRARQRWQRIAADSARDGCEMPVLDFADLMADEEEETTLVVGSWSYVGTGWDTDADTALALAAADRARAYDQWRAEKARATTTR